In Methanofollis fontis, the following proteins share a genomic window:
- a CDS encoding 30S ribosomal protein S12, translating to MGMGKFAARKMKRDANKTRWSDTTYARRELMLDVKSDPLEGAPQARGIVLEKIGVEAKQPNSAIRKCVRVQLIKNGRQVTAFAVGDGAINFIDEHDEVTIEGIGGRLGRSKGDIPGVRFCVTKVNDVSLQEMVLGRKEKPRR from the coding sequence ATGGGAATGGGAAAATTTGCAGCCAGAAAGATGAAGCGTGACGCTAACAAGACGCGTTGGAGCGATACGACCTACGCGCGCCGTGAATTGATGCTCGATGTAAAATCCGACCCCCTTGAGGGCGCCCCGCAGGCCCGCGGCATCGTGCTCGAGAAGATCGGTGTCGAGGCAAAACAGCCGAACTCGGCCATCCGCAAGTGCGTGCGCGTGCAGCTGATCAAGAACGGCCGCCAGGTCACCGCCTTCGCCGTCGGCGACGGTGCGATCAACTTCATCGATGAGCACGACGAGGTCACCATTGAGGGCATCGGCGGCCGTCTCGGCCGTTCCAAGGGAGATATCCCTGGGGTGCGCTTCTGTGTGACCAAGGTGAACGATGTCTCCCTCCAGGAAATGGTTCTCGGGAGGAAGGAGAAGCCGCGCAGGTGA
- a CDS encoding 30S ribosomal protein S7 — protein MTEADVPVQAEEQEESGVQQLLFNKWDISEVQINDPGLVRYVNLTSMIVPHSCGKLSQQQFAKSEMLIVERLINKIMQTEHNTGKKQLAIRIVEEAFDKINKKTKKNPVQVLVDAISNAGPREETVRLKYGGINVPKSVDTAPQRRVDAAIGFIATAAYNGSHKSKRSASDVLADEIIAAAKGDAKCFSVSKKEERERVAKAAR, from the coding sequence ATGACAGAAGCAGACGTGCCCGTCCAGGCAGAAGAGCAGGAAGAAAGCGGCGTTCAGCAGCTCCTCTTCAACAAGTGGGATATCTCCGAGGTCCAGATCAACGACCCCGGGCTTGTCAGGTATGTGAACCTCACCTCCATGATCGTGCCGCACTCCTGCGGGAAACTCTCCCAGCAGCAGTTTGCGAAGAGTGAGATGCTCATCGTCGAGCGTCTGATCAACAAGATCATGCAGACCGAGCACAACACCGGCAAGAAGCAGCTTGCGATCCGGATTGTCGAGGAGGCCTTCGACAAGATCAACAAAAAGACCAAGAAGAACCCGGTGCAGGTGCTCGTGGACGCGATCTCCAATGCAGGGCCCCGCGAGGAGACGGTCCGCCTGAAGTACGGTGGCATCAACGTCCCCAAGTCGGTCGATACCGCTCCGCAGCGCCGTGTCGATGCCGCCATCGGCTTCATCGCAACGGCTGCATACAACGGTTCCCACAAGAGCAAGCGTTCCGCCTCCGACGTCCTCGCCGACGAGATCATCGCCGCAGCGAAGGGTGACGCAAAGTGCTTCTCGGTCTCCAAGAAGGAAGAACGTGAGCGCGTTGCAAAGGCTGCACGGTAA
- a CDS encoding elongation factor EF-2 → MTRRKKMVERVTGLMDKPDRIRNIGIVAHIDHGKTTLSDNLLAGAGMISEELAGRQLFMDSDEEEQARGITIDSSNVSMVHTYGDKEFLINMIDTPGHVDFGGDVTRAMRAVDGAVVVVDAVEGTMPQTETVLRQALKEGVKPVLFINKVDRLINELKVDSTEMQIRLGRVIDKVNKLIKGMNEKAYNNGWKLDAAAGTVAFGSALYNWAVSVPFMQKSGVNFQEVYDRCREEDMKTLAKKSPLAQVLLDMVVRHLPDPIDAQDRRVHIIWHGDYESGVGKAMVDCDPKGPIALMVTDISFDPHAGEVATGRLFSGTLHRGDEVYVMGTAGKSNRLQQVGIFMGPERIEVENLCAGNIAAVTGLKDAIVGSTVSSQMEMTPFESLKHYSEPVMTVAVEAKNMKDLPKLVTVLRQVAKEDPTVKVTINEETGEHLISGMGELHLEIITGRIKRDKGVEIVTSPPIVVYRETPTKNAGPVEGKSPNRHNRFYIELEPMSEDLVKLIKDGEISMNMPELERREVLMKVGLDKDEAKNLKAIEGTNLFFDMTKGIQYLNETMELVLEGWREALAAGPLADEQVQNLKIRLIDVKLHEDAIHRGPAQVIPAVRSAVKAGLLFAGDSLLEPMQKIQITVPMEQMGNATGQIQGRRGQVFDMQSMGDTITVVGKAPVAELFGFAGDLRSATEGRAMWSTEFAGFEVVPGGILPEIVKSIRQRKGLKEQVPRPDDYLA, encoded by the coding sequence ATGACACGAAGGAAAAAGATGGTAGAGCGGGTCACCGGCCTGATGGACAAGCCCGACCGGATCCGCAACATTGGTATCGTTGCACATATCGACCACGGCAAGACCACCCTCTCCGACAACCTGCTTGCAGGTGCGGGGATGATCTCCGAGGAGCTTGCCGGCCGCCAGCTCTTCATGGACTCCGACGAGGAGGAACAGGCCCGCGGTATCACCATCGACTCGTCAAACGTCTCGATGGTCCACACCTACGGCGACAAGGAGTTCCTCATCAACATGATCGACACCCCCGGCCACGTCGACTTCGGCGGTGACGTCACCCGTGCGATGCGTGCGGTGGACGGTGCGGTCGTCGTCGTGGACGCCGTCGAGGGCACGATGCCCCAGACCGAGACGGTGCTCAGGCAGGCCCTGAAGGAGGGCGTCAAGCCCGTGCTGTTCATCAACAAGGTGGACCGCCTGATCAACGAGCTCAAGGTCGATTCCACCGAGATGCAGATCCGTCTCGGCCGCGTCATCGACAAGGTGAACAAGCTGATCAAGGGCATGAATGAGAAGGCCTACAACAACGGCTGGAAGCTCGATGCGGCGGCAGGGACCGTTGCCTTCGGCTCGGCACTCTACAACTGGGCCGTCTCCGTGCCCTTCATGCAGAAGAGCGGCGTGAACTTCCAGGAGGTCTACGACCGCTGCCGCGAAGAGGACATGAAGACCCTGGCAAAGAAGAGCCCGCTCGCCCAGGTGCTCCTCGACATGGTCGTCCGCCACCTGCCCGACCCGATCGATGCGCAGGACCGCCGTGTGCACATCATCTGGCACGGCGACTACGAGTCCGGCGTCGGCAAGGCGATGGTGGACTGCGACCCGAAGGGCCCGATCGCCCTGATGGTCACCGACATCTCCTTCGACCCCCATGCAGGCGAGGTCGCCACCGGCCGTCTCTTCTCCGGGACGCTCCACCGCGGTGACGAGGTCTATGTGATGGGCACCGCAGGCAAGTCCAATCGTCTCCAGCAGGTCGGCATCTTCATGGGGCCGGAGCGGATCGAGGTCGAGAACCTCTGCGCCGGTAACATCGCAGCGGTCACCGGCCTGAAGGACGCCATCGTCGGGTCCACCGTCTCCTCGCAGATGGAGATGACCCCGTTCGAGTCGCTCAAGCACTACTCCGAGCCCGTCATGACCGTCGCTGTCGAGGCGAAGAACATGAAGGACCTCCCGAAGCTCGTCACCGTGCTCCGGCAGGTCGCCAAGGAGGACCCCACCGTCAAGGTGACGATCAACGAGGAAACCGGCGAGCACCTGATCTCCGGCATGGGCGAACTCCACCTGGAGATCATCACCGGGCGTATCAAGCGTGACAAGGGTGTCGAGATCGTCACCTCGCCGCCGATCGTCGTCTACCGCGAGACCCCGACCAAGAACGCGGGTCCGGTGGAGGGCAAGTCCCCGAACAGGCACAACCGCTTCTACATCGAGCTCGAACCGATGAGCGAGGACCTCGTGAAGTTGATCAAGGACGGCGAGATCTCGATGAACATGCCCGAACTGGAGCGGCGTGAGGTGCTGATGAAGGTGGGCCTGGACAAGGACGAGGCGAAGAACCTCAAGGCCATCGAGGGTACGAACCTCTTCTTCGACATGACCAAGGGTATCCAGTACCTCAACGAGACGATGGAACTGGTCCTCGAGGGCTGGCGCGAGGCCCTTGCGGCCGGACCCCTGGCCGATGAGCAGGTCCAGAACCTGAAGATCAGGCTCATTGACGTGAAGCTCCACGAGGACGCCATCCACCGCGGTCCGGCGCAGGTCATTCCGGCCGTGCGCAGTGCGGTCAAGGCCGGGCTGCTCTTTGCAGGCGACTCCCTCCTCGAGCCGATGCAGAAGATCCAGATCACGGTTCCCATGGAGCAGATGGGCAATGCCACCGGTCAGATCCAGGGCAGGCGTGGCCAGGTCTTTGACATGCAGAGCATGGGCGACACGATCACGGTCGTCGGCAAGGCGCCGGTGGCAGAACTCTTCGGCTTCGCTGGCGACCTCCGCTCGGCGACCGAGGGTCGTGCGATGTGGTCCACCGAGTTCGCGGGCTTCGAGGTCGTGCCGGGCGGCATCCTCCCCGAGATCGTGAAGAGCATCAGGCAGCGCAAGGGCCTCAAAGAGCAGGTCCCGCGGCCTGACGACTATCTGGCGTGA
- a CDS encoding DUF2202 domain-containing protein, whose amino-acid sequence MDRRILITAALIILALLSAGCSGGEGGGGPHGQQGGGGGGNNVAVTPGSLNATETADILYLREEEKLARDAYTHFSDLYGTQVFSNIAASEQTHMDALGTLIDRYALDDPVRPATGEFTNATLQQTYDRLTAEGSASEIEALKVAARIEETDIVDLAAASARTDNTDVRQVYASLMMGSENHLRSFVRNLGQSGVEYRPAVLSDDDYDEIIGGGTLVPSY is encoded by the coding sequence ATGGACAGACGGATCCTGATCACGGCGGCCCTCATCATCCTCGCCCTCCTCTCCGCGGGATGCAGTGGAGGGGAGGGGGGCGGAGGGCCGCACGGGCAGCAGGGGGGCGGGGGCGGAGGGAACAATGTCGCCGTCACTCCCGGCAGCCTGAACGCCACCGAAACCGCCGACATCCTCTACCTCAGGGAGGAGGAAAAACTGGCCAGGGACGCCTACACCCATTTCTCCGATCTCTACGGGACACAGGTGTTCTCGAATATCGCAGCCTCCGAACAGACGCACATGGACGCCCTCGGCACCCTGATCGACCGCTACGCCCTGGACGACCCTGTCCGCCCGGCGACGGGCGAATTCACCAACGCCACCCTCCAGCAGACCTACGACCGCCTGACGGCAGAGGGATCGGCGTCTGAGATCGAGGCCCTGAAGGTCGCCGCACGCATCGAAGAGACCGATATCGTCGACCTGGCGGCGGCATCGGCCCGCACCGACAACACCGACGTCCGGCAGGTGTATGCATCCCTGATGATGGGTTCGGAGAACCATCTCCGCTCGTTCGTCCGAAACCTCGGGCAATCGGGCGTCGAATACCGGCCTGCGGTGCTCTCCGACGATGACTATGATGAGATCATCGGCGGCGGGACTCTCGTCCCATCATACTGA
- a CDS encoding proline iminopeptidase-family hydrolase, protein MALENCGYVPVPGGRVRYTVFGSGAKATPLLVIHGGPGGSWDYLEPLAALADERPVIFYDQLGCGGSDRPDDPSLWTLERSVRELAAVREGLGLSRLHILGQSWGTMLAVEYLLRCRPAGVTGLVLSGPCLSASRWAADGRRYLKGLSEDEQAAIRRCEADGTFDDPAYSEAMMAYYRRHLCRLDPWPECLMRTFEQMNTEIYLQMWGPSEFTVTGSLAGFERAERLHEIGIPALFTCGEFDEASPATTAHYHRMMPGSEIAVFSGGSHEHHLEDTAHYLSLVRGYLEERKRTVISR, encoded by the coding sequence ATGGCTCTGGAGAACTGCGGATATGTCCCGGTGCCCGGCGGGCGGGTCCGCTATACGGTGTTCGGGAGCGGCGCCAAGGCTACGCCCCTGTTGGTGATCCACGGCGGACCAGGGGGATCATGGGACTACCTCGAACCGCTGGCGGCGCTCGCCGATGAACGCCCGGTGATCTTCTACGATCAGCTCGGCTGCGGCGGGTCGGACCGCCCTGACGATCCCTCGCTCTGGACGCTGGAACGCTCGGTCCGGGAACTTGCCGCCGTGCGGGAGGGGCTCGGGCTCTCCCGCCTGCATATTCTCGGTCAGTCATGGGGGACAATGCTTGCCGTCGAATACCTGCTGAGATGCCGACCCGCCGGCGTGACCGGGCTGGTGCTCTCCGGTCCCTGCCTCTCCGCCTCCAGGTGGGCGGCGGACGGAAGGCGGTACTTGAAGGGGCTTTCAGAGGATGAACAGGCAGCGATCCGGAGGTGCGAGGCCGACGGCACCTTCGACGATCCCGCATACAGCGAGGCGATGATGGCATACTACCGCCGCCACCTCTGCCGCCTCGATCCCTGGCCTGAATGCCTGATGCGGACGTTCGAGCAGATGAACACCGAAATCTACCTGCAGATGTGGGGACCGAGCGAGTTCACCGTTACCGGCAGCCTCGCCGGATTCGAACGGGCAGAACGGCTGCACGAGATCGGTATTCCAGCCCTCTTCACCTGCGGGGAGTTCGACGAGGCCTCGCCCGCCACCACCGCCCACTATCACCGTATGATGCCGGGTTCAGAGATCGCCGTCTTTTCCGGGGGATCGCACGAGCACCACCTGGAGGACACCGCCCACTACCTCAGTCTCGTCAGGGGGTACCTGGAGGAGAGGAAGCGGACGGTCATCAGCAGGTGA